The Halotia branconii CENA392 region AGCTTACCAAATGCAACAACATCAATACCAAGTGTTGATAAAGTATTAGAAGCTATTGAACAGGGTAAAGCTGATCAACTAAGTAAATTAGACTGGGTTTACTGTATCTATGCTAAAGCACAATGGGATCGGCAAAATATTGACCAATCCTACAAAACATCAGCAGCCATTTGGAGGGTAGCAATTTCTAATTCATGGTTGCAACATCAACTATTGTGGCGTATAGCTCTTTATTATAGTGGTCAGCAAGAACAGGTATTAGCACAGTCTCTAGCTGAATCTTTTGATGTATTTGCTAATTCTGACTTAGTTAGTAGCCTACTACCAGTTCAAATTATTCAGGTGCTTTGTAGTGAACAAGCAGGTCATAAATTAGCAAAAATTACTTGCGAAAAGCATATTACTCAAACTGAACTGCTAAACCAAATTCGAGAAAGTTTACCTGTTTGGATTCCATTATTTAGCCAATTCATAGAAGATATAACTCCCTATTTTACTACAATTATTTCTCCTGATAACCTACAAGTAAAATGGTTATTAAGTTGTTTGGGTGAAATGTTAGATAATCAGCAAATTAAAGCGGTTAATCATTTACTCACTAATATTTCTAACGAAATAGTTAGCGACCATTCTTTACTGATTGATTGGTTACGAAATAACTACAGAAATGGTGGAAATTGGTATAAACTTTCAACTCCAGCAAAGCAAAGACTTCGAGAGTGGATTGGAGGCATCAATTATGGTGATTTCCAAAAGTTAGTTAATTTAATATTAAACAAGCTCGATTTACAAAACTTCGAGTCAAATCAGCTATGTAGACGCAGAGACTTTTGGGCTGATTACAGTAACCGCTTTGAACGGCTTCGCATCTTGTTACCCAAAGCATCACAAATTGCCATAGGGTATCAAATCCAAGGTGATGTTAATCTACTAGAAGATGATGGTAGCGACCCGACAGAGGTTTGTATATTCGATTTTGGTGAATGGTTTGTAGTCGAGTTCTTTCGGGGAAAAGGTAGTGAGATGCGCCTGTTTCCGAAAAATTCCATAAACGAACAAATCCTTTTTGGTGAATCCACTCTTTCAGTCAAGCGGATTCGCTGTCTGGGTGGCGATAGACATGATCATGTTTATCTTTGGCAGGAATTTTCCCCCACTTGGCTTAAAAATCATGGAATTTTGCCTAATCCAAATACCCGGCTTTCCAAAAACCCAACAGCAGATAAATTGCAAAAGCGAGAACACAATCTTGAGCGATGGAAAAAAGAAATTGAGTATCTAGAAAGGGAAGCTAGAGTTTACCTATGATGTTATAAAAAGTATTTTATATTAGTTTACTTTGTTCACAAGCAATTCACATATCATACATTACAGTTCAGACTGGCAACATGACTCGCAAACCTCACGATCAGTTTGCAAAACAGTTTTTA contains the following coding sequences:
- a CDS encoding EH signature domain-containing protein; the encoded protein is MSFQFSIPSLPETPQCSPNQLIQIASSLPNATTSIPSVDKVLEAIEQGKADQLSKLDWVYCIYAKAQWDRQNIDQSYKTSAAIWRVAISNSWLQHQLLWRIALYYSGQQEQVLAQSLAESFDVFANSDLVSSLLPVQIIQVLCSEQAGHKLAKITCEKHITQTELLNQIRESLPVWIPLFSQFIEDITPYFTTIISPDNLQVKWLLSCLGEMLDNQQIKAVNHLLTNISNEIVSDHSLLIDWLRNNYRNGGNWYKLSTPAKQRLREWIGGINYGDFQKLVNLILNKLDLQNFESNQLCRRRDFWADYSNRFERLRILLPKASQIAIGYQIQGDVNLLEDDGSDPTEVCIFDFGEWFVVEFFRGKGSEMRLFPKNSINEQILFGESTLSVKRIRCLGGDRHDHVYLWQEFSPTWLKNHGILPNPNTRLSKNPTADKLQKREHNLERWKKEIEYLEREARVYL